The sequence below is a genomic window from Lentimicrobium saccharophilum.
GAACCGGAGCCATTATGGCAGTGCCGGGCCACGACAGCCGCGACTTTGCCTTTGCACGGCATTTCGGATTGCCCGTCCGCCAGGTGGTTTCCCGTCAGGGCGAAACACCGGTCGATCCGTCGGAATGGGAAGATTCCTACGACTCCAAAGAGGGGGTGATGATCAACAGCGGCTTCATCACCGGTCTTGAAGTAAAAGAAGCCATCACCACCACCATCCGGAAAATAGAAGAGATGGGGATTGGCTACGGAAAGGTGAACTTCCGGCTGCGCGATGCCATTTTCAGCCGGCAGCGCTACTGGGGGGAGCCATTCCCGGTTTACTACAAAAACGGCATGCCCTACGCCCTTAGTGAAGAAGAACTACCGCTCGAATTGCCGGAAGTGGATGCCTATCTCCCTACCGAATCAGGCGAACCCCCTCTTGCCCGTGCAAAAAACTGGACAACCAAAGAAGGGTTTCCTCTCGAAACCAACACCATGCCCGGTTTTGCCGGATCAAGCGGTTACTATCTCCGCTACATGGACCCCCGCAACGATCGGGAATACTTTTCAAAAGATGCCAACGGGTACTGGAAAAGCGTGGATCTTTACATGGGAGGGGCCGAACATGCCACCGGCCACCTGATCTACGCGCGTTTCTGGAATAAGTTCCTGTTTGACATCGGGCTTGCCATTGAAGATGAACCGTTTAAGAAACTCATCAACCAGGGAATGATTCAGGGGCGTTCCAATTTTGTGTACAGGGTAACGGGAACCAACAAGTTTGTGAGCTACAACCTGAAAAAAGACTATGACGTTCAGGCCATTCATGTAGATGTAAATATTGTACACAACGATGTTCTTGACATAGAAGCGTTTATCCGCTGGCAACCCCAGTTCGAAGGAGCTGATTTTATACTTGAAGACGGAAAATACATGTGTGGCTGGGAAGTGGAGAAGATGTCGAAATCGAAGTACAACGTACAAAATCCCGATGACCTTATCGAGCGTTACGGTGCCGATACCCTGCGTTTGTACGAAATGTTCCTGGGCCCGCTCGAGCAGTCGAAGCCCTGGGATACCAACGGCATTGAAGGCGTTTTCAGGTTTATCCGTAAACTCTGGAAACTTTACCACGATTACGACAATAACTTTAACGTCAGCGAAGGTGCTCCATCGGCAGCGGAGCTGAAAGTACTGCATAAGACAATTAAAAAAGTGCAGGATGATATCGAACGGTTTTCGTTCAACACCGCCGTGAGTTCGTTTATGATCTGTGTGAATGAGCTTACCGACCTTAAATGCAACAACAGAAGCATCCTGAGCGAACTTACCATACTGATATCGCCCTATGCCCCGCATATTGCCGAAGAATTATGGAGTTTGCTCGGCAACTCAGAAAGTGTGACACAAGTTGCATTCCCTGAATTCAATGAAAGTTACATTGTAGAAAACACCTTCGCGTATCCTGTTTCATTCAACGGAAAAATGCGTTTCAGGCTTGAATTGCCGCTGGGCCTTCCGGTTCCCGAAATAGAGAAAGCCGTGGTATCGGCACCGGAATCGGCCAAATGGCTCGAAGGAAAGCCGCCCAGGAAGGTTATCGTGGTGCCGGGAAAGATCGTGAATGTAGTGGTGTAACAGGATCTTTATCCTCCGCGCCCCGCAATAGTCTGTATATCCAATCATCAGCCCGTGCATTCCCGAAACGATTGCTTCAAGGTTCCATCTGCTGACGGAACAGTTGTTTCTATGTAATACTGAATACACCCGATTCTCCTTTTTACAAGTAACATTGGTCCTGTTTATTTGTTAAACAAAAGGCAATTCCCCGTTTTGGAACACTTTTTGCAAACTTTGCAGAAAACAGGACTGATGAATAAAAGGCGAAATATATCCGGGTATCTTCTTTTCACCATGTTGGTACTGATTGTTGGTACGGGCTATTCCCAGACTTACCGGATTGTTGACAATACTGCCTTTGGTCATGGCGAAAAACTTACCTTCAGGGTGTATTACCATTCCCTGCTTACCGGAAAAGTCACCGCCGGTGAAGCAAAACTCGAAGTAAAGAATAAACCGGTAACCAAAAGCGGCCGTGAAACATACCACGTAATAGGCTCCGGGCAATCGAAAGGCGCTTTTAACTTCTTTTTTAAAGTGGACGACCGTTTCGAAACCTTTATTGACCGTGAAGCACTGATTCCCTGGTATTTTATCCGCCGTACCCGCGAAGGAGGTTACAAAAAGGACGATGAAGTCACCTTCAGGCAGAACAACGGACTTGCCATAAGCCGGAATGCCGTGAAGAAGATTCCCGAAAATACCCAGGATATTCTATCCGTTTTCTATTATGCACGTACCCTCGACATTACCGGGGTAAAGCCAAATGAATCCTTTCCCCTCTCCTTTTTCCTCGACGACTCCCTCTACGTATCCAAAATTGTTTTTCTGGGGCGTGAACAACTGAAAACCGAACTTGGCACCTTTAACTGCCTGAAATTTAAACCCATGGTTATTAAAGGTGAAGTATTCAGCGAGCCTTACCCTATGGAATTGTACATCACCGACGACCTCAACCGCCTTCCGGTAATGGTGAAATCGGCGGTCATCGTTGGTTCCGTCAAAATGGAACTCGTCAGTTACGAAGGCCTGAGAAATCCCCTTTCCTCAAAAGTGCCTTCAGGTAACGGAAACGGCGCAGCATCAAAGAAATAGCCATTTTTATGGAAATAAGCCGTAACTTGCATCTAATAATTACCCTTTCGGAGGGATACTGAAATTTCATTAATTTCTTTGAATTGAAAATAACAAATTCTTCTTATGAAAAAGTATATTTTTCTGGCCATCAGCCTGCTATTTGTCATGGCAACCGCCATTGCCCTGGGTTTCTTTCATTCATTTCAATCCGCAACCGCTAAACCTGATCAGGGGATGACAACAATCAGCAACGGAAAAGGGATCTGGAAAACGGTGGACTCCCTGGTAGCGCAGGGGCTTCCGCAGTCGGCGCTGGAGCTGGTGAATGCCTACCTTCCGGAAACGGAACGGAAGGGCGATATCCCGGAATTCCTGAAGGCATCGATCTATCAATTAAGGCTGCGCAGCGATTTTGAGGAAAATTTCATTGAAAATTATATCGGTGAAACAGAAAAAAATCTGTCCCTAAAAGCGGAACCTGCAAGGCAGGTGCTGAACTCCATGCTGGCTGAGCTCTACTGGCAGTATTATCAGCAAAACCGCTACCGCATCCTCGATCAGACCGTTGTAAAGAATGACCAGTCAACGGATATGGCGACCTGGGATGCCCGTCGCTTTGTGGAAAAGGTTTCACAGCATTACCATGCCTCTCTTTCAGATGCCGGTCTGCTGCAGTCGGTCTCACTGAAAGGGTACGATCCCATACTTGAAACCGCGGAAGGATCGAAAAAATTCAGGCCAACGCTTTATGACTTCCTGGCGCACAGGGCCATCGATTTCTTTATGAACGACGAAGCCTCCCTTACCCGCCCTGTAAGGCCCTTTACGATGCAGGATCCCGGCCTGCTGGCTGAGCCTGATGTATTTGCAAAGCTTAACATAGAAACGTCTGACAGCCTCTCCTTTCATTATCAGGCGTTAAGGATCGCGCAGTCAGTGGAAAAATTCCACACCGGCTCCGGCGATCCGCTACCGCTGATGGATGCCGCCCTTAAACGCCTCGATTTTGTAAAGACCAACGGTAACGTAAGGTCGGCCGACAGCCTGTACCTGGCCACCCTGCTCCGGCTGGAGGAAAAATACAGGGGCAATGTGGTTGCCGCCGATGTAATTGAAAAAATTGCCCGCTTCTGGCAGGAAAAAGAAGAGGGTTTTAAGGCCCCGGGAGAGGAAACCGGCCGCAATTACGTGATTGCCCGCGATTGGTGCCTGAAAGCCATCGGACAGTATCCCGGAAGTGATGGTGCGAAAAATTGCCGGATTATCCTGAATTCCATCGAAGCGCCATCGCTGAGTATTACCCTTGGCAGGGAAGTGATGCCGGGCAGGGAATTTCCCCTGCTGGTCAATTTCAGAAATACCCGGCAACTTTGGTTCCGCCTGATAGAATTAAACTACGACGAAAATGTCAATGTGAAACAGGAACTCTACAGCGAACGTTCGGCTGAAAAATACCTGAAACTGAAATCCCTGAAAGAGTGGAACATCCGTCTGCCCGAAACCGGAGATTACAAAAGTCACAACATTGAGGCAATCCACCCGGCCACCGAAGCGGGATACCACCTCCTGATTGTATCTTCCAACAGCGCTTTCGACCCGAAAAGCAGTCCGGTTGCCATGCAGGACTTCTGGTCATCGGCCCTCAGCTATGTAAACCGGAGAAACACCGATGGTTCGGGTGTTTTCAGGGTGTTGAACCGGGAAACCGGCGAGCCCGTAAAAGATGTTAAAATCCAGACCTTTACCCGTGAGTATAACTACCGGACACGCAGTAATGAGCGGAAAAACGGGGATGTCTACCGCAGCGATGCGGAAGGAATGTTCCTGGTTAAAAGCACAGGTGAACGGAACTACAGGAACCTCTCTTTCGATTTCACCCTGGATAATGACCGCCTGGTAGCTGAAAACTATTTTTCACCCTACCGCGACATCCGTCAGAACAGAGGGGAAAAAACCCGGACATTCCTGTTTACCGACCGCTCCATATACCGGCCGGGACAAACCATTTATTTCAAGGGAATAGTTGTCGGCACGGAAGAGGACAATAACCGGATTTTGACCGGCAACCAATCGGTGGTTTCAATTTTCGATGCCAATGGCCGGGAAATTTCGTCGCTTGAGGTGACCTCAAATAAATACGGTTCATTCAGCGGTTCTTTCGTACTTCCGGTTTCAGGTCCGGGCGGTCAGTACCGCATCGACAATAAAAGCGGAAGCGCCTATTTTAATGTGGAAGAGTACAAACGACCGAAATTTGAAGTGGAATTTATGCCTGTTAAAGGCAGTTACCGGCTGAATGAACAGGTTACTGTTCCGGGCAGGGCCGAAAGTTATACCGGAGTTCCGGTAAGCGGGGCCGTGGTCAGCTACCGGGTGGTACGTTCGGTTTCATGGCCGTTTTTCAGGTTTGGATGGGGTTATTATCCGTTTCACCGGCCCGAAAGTGAAATAGCCAACGGAACCCTTAATACGGAACCGGATGGCACATTTTCGATCAGCTTCACGGCGGTGCCCGATCCGCAGGCACAGCTGAAAAACAACCCGCTATTCACCTACACCATCTATTCGGATGTAACCGATATCAACGGGGAAACCCGTTCGGCGACAACGGTGGTACAGGTAAGCAACAAAGCGCTGCTGGCGGAATTGTCGGTTCCTGAAATCATCAACCGTGAAGCGGGAAGCAGTTACAAACTGAGTACCACAAATCTGAACGGCGAAAAAACTCCGGTTGATGTAAGCGTGGAGGTATTTGCCCTGAATGAGCCTGCGCGCTATACCCGCCCGCGCTTGTGGGATGCTCCGGATACGGCTGTCTATTCCCGTGAAGAATTTATCCGAAGGCTGCCTTCCGATGTTTTTCTGAACGAGGATAAAACACCGGGAGAAAAGGGAAAATCCGTTTTCAGGAAGAACTATCATACCGCAAGCGACAGCATGGTTTCCTTCGCGGGACTGGATAAATGGGATCCCGGCCGTTACCTGATCAGCCTGAGCGCCGTGGATGCATTCGGTGAGCGGGTTACGGTTGATAAAGTGGTAAGGATCATTTCACCGGAATCGAAAAAAGCGCCGGCGAATGAGGCTTTGTGGGCCTATTTACTTACCCCGGCTCCGAAAGCGGGGGAAACAATCCGCTTACTGACTGCCTCAGCCCTGAAAAACGCCCGGATGTACTTTGAAGTGATGATGCAGGAGCAATCGGTTCACCGTGAACGGATAAAGATTTCACAGGCTCAGGCGGTGCTTTCTTACAAAATACCGGAGACTTTTACCGGAGAAGTAAAAATCAGTCTGACCCTGGTCTATGACAACCGCAGCTATCATTATTCAACCGCCGTGACTATCCCCGACAGCCGGAATCAGCTCAATGTGGCTTTTGAAACTTTCCGGAGTCCCCTATTGCCCGGAGGTACCGAAAAATGGAAGCTTAAGATTACAGATCCTGGTCAAAAGCCGTTGGATGCGGAATTGCTGGCCGGTATGTACGATGCATCCCTGGATGCCATTTTACCGCATAACTGGTATTTTAATCTTTCGGAAAAGCAATACAACAATCCTGAGTGGGAAACCCGGAACGCATTTGCTTCCGGCACGGGATATACCCTTCCCGGACTGACCACTGAACCTGTTTATCCGGCAATCCGCAGCTATGACGCCTTAAACTGGTTCGGATACGGCATGTACGGAGGATTCCGGCGGTTTGCTGCGGGAAGGACTGCCAGAATGATGAAAAACATGGAAGAAAGCATGCCTGAGGCAATGGCTGTTACACCGTCCGCGGACGATACAGATGGCCTGATCAGCGATCAGACGTTGGCAGAACCCGGAGCCGTAAAACAGGCCGAACCCCCGCAAATCCGGCGAAATCTGAACGAAACGGCATTCTTTTATCCCCACCTTACCACCAATGCGGAAGGAGAGGTCTGGGTGGAGTTTACCGTACCAGAAGCCCTTACCCGCTGGAATTTCATGGGACTTGCGCACACCACCGGTTTGCGATACGGGCAGTTCAGCAAAGAAGTGGTTACCCGCAAAGAGCTGATGGTTACTCCAAACCTGCCCCGCTTTTTCCGTGAAGGGGATAAAATGGTAATTCAGACGAAAGTCAGCAGCCTTGCTGATAATCCGGTACAGGGAACCGCCCGGCTTGAATTGTTCGATGCCCTGACCATGATGCCGGCAGATGCCGTTTTCGGAAATTCCCTTTCATCCGAACCGTTTGAACTTGAACCGGCCGGGAATACCGCTGTGGAATGGCAGATCGCCATACCCGAAGGTATGGAGGCCGTGATGGTGCGGATAACAGCCGTTGCCGGAAATCACAGCGACGGGGAAGAGGTGATGCTGCCGGTGCTGACCAACCGTATGCTGGTTACCGAAACCCTGCCCCTGCCCATCAACGGAAACGAATCCAGATCATTTGATTTCAGCAAAATGACAGAACAGCCGGGGGGTAGCCAAACCTTACGAAACCATCGTCTGACGCTTGAATTTACATCCAATCCTGCCTGGTACGCGGTGCAGGCCCTCCCCTATCTTGCCGGACAAACGCATGAAAACTCCGATGCGGTATTTAACCGGCTGTATGCCAACAGTCTTGCTTCATATATTGCAAACAGCAGTCCGAAGATCCGTGCCGTTTTTGAAACCTGGAAGAACCTCAGCCCGGATGCCCTGCTTTCGAATCTGGAAAAGAATCAGGAACTGAAAGCCCTGGTGCTGGAGGAAACGCCCTGGCTGATGGAAGGAAAGAACGAGTCGGAGCAAAAACAGCGCATTGCCCTGATGTTTGATGTAAACCGTA
It includes:
- the leuS gene encoding leucine--tRNA ligase, which codes for MDYNYREIEKKWQQFWAENKTYKTDIDHSKPKYYVLDMFPYPSGAGLHVGHPLGYIASDIYARYKRLKGYNVLHPMGYDAYGLPAEQYAIQTGTHPAVTTEKNIARYREQLDKIGFSYDWDREVRTSDPAYYKWTQWTFVQLFHSWYNKITHKAEPVSTLIAAFEKSGNAGVEAACSDTPVFTAAEWHSMNEPQQQQVLMNFRLAYLADTMVNWCPALGTVLANDEVSDGFSVRGGHPVERKTMKQWLLRITAYADRLLDGLDHIDWPESLKEIQRNWIGRSEGCSAEFAIKGFDQKLEIFTTRADTMFGVTFMVLAPEHPFVETITTPGCRARVEEYVQWAKNRSERERMTEVKKVTGEFTGAYAINPLNGEEIPIWVADYVLMGYGTGAIMAVPGHDSRDFAFARHFGLPVRQVVSRQGETPVDPSEWEDSYDSKEGVMINSGFITGLEVKEAITTTIRKIEEMGIGYGKVNFRLRDAIFSRQRYWGEPFPVYYKNGMPYALSEEELPLELPEVDAYLPTESGEPPLARAKNWTTKEGFPLETNTMPGFAGSSGYYLRYMDPRNDREYFSKDANGYWKSVDLYMGGAEHATGHLIYARFWNKFLFDIGLAIEDEPFKKLINQGMIQGRSNFVYRVTGTNKFVSYNLKKDYDVQAIHVDVNIVHNDVLDIEAFIRWQPQFEGADFILEDGKYMCGWEVEKMSKSKYNVQNPDDLIERYGADTLRLYEMFLGPLEQSKPWDTNGIEGVFRFIRKLWKLYHDYDNNFNVSEGAPSAAELKVLHKTIKKVQDDIERFSFNTAVSSFMICVNELTDLKCNNRSILSELTILISPYAPHIAEELWSLLGNSESVTQVAFPEFNESYIVENTFAYPVSFNGKMRFRLELPLGLPVPEIEKAVVSAPESAKWLEGKPPRKVIVVPGKIVNVVV
- a CDS encoding alpha-2-macroglobulin family protein produces the protein MKKYIFLAISLLFVMATAIALGFFHSFQSATAKPDQGMTTISNGKGIWKTVDSLVAQGLPQSALELVNAYLPETERKGDIPEFLKASIYQLRLRSDFEENFIENYIGETEKNLSLKAEPARQVLNSMLAELYWQYYQQNRYRILDQTVVKNDQSTDMATWDARRFVEKVSQHYHASLSDAGLLQSVSLKGYDPILETAEGSKKFRPTLYDFLAHRAIDFFMNDEASLTRPVRPFTMQDPGLLAEPDVFAKLNIETSDSLSFHYQALRIAQSVEKFHTGSGDPLPLMDAALKRLDFVKTNGNVRSADSLYLATLLRLEEKYRGNVVAADVIEKIARFWQEKEEGFKAPGEETGRNYVIARDWCLKAIGQYPGSDGAKNCRIILNSIEAPSLSITLGREVMPGREFPLLVNFRNTRQLWFRLIELNYDENVNVKQELYSERSAEKYLKLKSLKEWNIRLPETGDYKSHNIEAIHPATEAGYHLLIVSSNSAFDPKSSPVAMQDFWSSALSYVNRRNTDGSGVFRVLNRETGEPVKDVKIQTFTREYNYRTRSNERKNGDVYRSDAEGMFLVKSTGERNYRNLSFDFTLDNDRLVAENYFSPYRDIRQNRGEKTRTFLFTDRSIYRPGQTIYFKGIVVGTEEDNNRILTGNQSVVSIFDANGREISSLEVTSNKYGSFSGSFVLPVSGPGGQYRIDNKSGSAYFNVEEYKRPKFEVEFMPVKGSYRLNEQVTVPGRAESYTGVPVSGAVVSYRVVRSVSWPFFRFGWGYYPFHRPESEIANGTLNTEPDGTFSISFTAVPDPQAQLKNNPLFTYTIYSDVTDINGETRSATTVVQVSNKALLAELSVPEIINREAGSSYKLSTTNLNGEKTPVDVSVEVFALNEPARYTRPRLWDAPDTAVYSREEFIRRLPSDVFLNEDKTPGEKGKSVFRKNYHTASDSMVSFAGLDKWDPGRYLISLSAVDAFGERVTVDKVVRIISPESKKAPANEALWAYLLTPAPKAGETIRLLTASALKNARMYFEVMMQEQSVHRERIKISQAQAVLSYKIPETFTGEVKISLTLVYDNRSYHYSTAVTIPDSRNQLNVAFETFRSPLLPGGTEKWKLKITDPGQKPLDAELLAGMYDASLDAILPHNWYFNLSEKQYNNPEWETRNAFASGTGYTLPGLTTEPVYPAIRSYDALNWFGYGMYGGFRRFAAGRTARMMKNMEESMPEAMAVTPSADDTDGLISDQTLAEPGAVKQAEPPQIRRNLNETAFFYPHLTTNAEGEVWVEFTVPEALTRWNFMGLAHTTGLRYGQFSKEVVTRKELMVTPNLPRFFREGDKMVIQTKVSSLADNPVQGTARLELFDALTMMPADAVFGNSLSSEPFELEPAGNTAVEWQIAIPEGMEAVMVRITAVAGNHSDGEEVMLPVLTNRMLVTETLPLPINGNESRSFDFSKMTEQPGGSQTLRNHRLTLEFTSNPAWYAVQALPYLAGQTHENSDAVFNRLYANSLASYIANSSPKIRAVFETWKNLSPDALLSNLEKNQELKALVLEETPWLMEGKNESEQKQRIALMFDVNRMASMQEAAKQKLQQMQSANGGWPWFEGMPESRYITQLIMTGFGRLHYLKVMDLKQDPASLEMISRASSYLNMRMTEDYNRIMKDHPKDFDKQHPGLEHLQYLFASGYLQDVIRKDDKASDALAYFGKQARKYWTSQGLYAQGMIALWAGRNGDLKTANAIMKSLLERAITHPELGMYWRDNRGGYFWHQAPVETQALLIELFEELGNDPKAVDQMKTWLLKQKQTQRWATSRATADAVYALLLRGGDWLQTGSGISVTLGGKPVEMASRDNQPEAGTGYVKTIWQGDEILPAMGKIEVSKSTAGPAWGAMYWQYFENLDKISGHDSPLKISSRLYIKSNTDAGPVLEEISGEKPVRVGQQVVVRVELRTDRDLKFVHLKSMRAAGFEPVNTLSGYRWNGGLGYYENTRDAASNFFFNYLPKGTWVFEYTLTAAQKGTFSNGINSVQCLYAPEFSAHSEGIMVEIR
- a CDS encoding DUF3108 domain-containing protein; this translates as MNKRRNISGYLLFTMLVLIVGTGYSQTYRIVDNTAFGHGEKLTFRVYYHSLLTGKVTAGEAKLEVKNKPVTKSGRETYHVIGSGQSKGAFNFFFKVDDRFETFIDREALIPWYFIRRTREGGYKKDDEVTFRQNNGLAISRNAVKKIPENTQDILSVFYYARTLDITGVKPNESFPLSFFLDDSLYVSKIVFLGREQLKTELGTFNCLKFKPMVIKGEVFSEPYPMELYITDDLNRLPVMVKSAVIVGSVKMELVSYEGLRNPLSSKVPSGNGNGAASKK